The following DNA comes from Cheilinus undulatus linkage group 4, ASM1832078v1, whole genome shotgun sequence.
GGAACATAGTTAAAGGCTGTCACCTACACTACACTCCTAATCCTCAAAGCACATTGTGCTTAATTACGCATAAAGAGCAACACTCCTTTACAACAAATACTTAACTACAGGCTTAGAGAGTATACCCTTGAATTTCCTCGTATAAACCTggtttgtgttttctctgtctgttGGGGAGCAGCAGACAGCTCCTCGCGCCCTGATGCAGCCGTTCCGACGCGGACTgcagctcctctctgctctgattggctgtgcgCACTGACAGCTCCGCACATGATTGCAGGAAGAGAAGCCCGACCCCCTTTCACTCTGGCTAAAGGAGCCATTCATAAAGTACACAAGTCCAGCTCACAGCTGAGTGTGGACGAAAAGTGAGCGTAGGGCgcgagaggagaggagagaaaagctGCACGAGGAGATGAGTGGTCACAGGCAGACGATGTTTTAGCCTTTAAGCGTCAGATAAGGACGTTGACCTGCAACCTGAATATGAATCTACCTAGCCGAGCTCACAAGTTGGACTGATATTTAGCAGGCTATTGCGTTGCATCCCTATCCGTTTCCTCCTCCTCACACTGACGTCCATCCGCtgcaaaagcaaagaaaaaaaactttgattaCACACTTTTCCTGCACGGGGAAGCGTTTGCCTCTGGCTTTACCGGTAAGCATTGGATCCGTCAACTTACTGCGACTCTCCGGTGTACAGCCCGGACCTCTGCCCCAACATGATCGCGACGCAGGCGAAGCTGGTCTACCAGCTGAACAAGTACTACAACGAGAGATGCCAAGCACGCAAAGCGGCCATTGCTAAGACCATAAGGGAGGTTTGTAAAGTGGTGTCGGATGTCCTGAAGGAGGTGGAGGTGCAGGAGCCGCGCTTCATCAGCTCCCTCAGTGAGATAGACGCGCGCTACGAGGGGATGGAGGTCATCTCCCCAAACGAGTTCGAGGTGGTGCTTTACCTCAACCAAATGGGGGTGTTCAACTTTGTGGATGACGGCTCCCTGCCCGGCTGCGCGGTGCTGAAGCTGAGTGATGGCCGGAAAAGGAGCATGTCTCTGTGGGTAGAGTTCATAACAGCCTCGGGGTACCTTTCAGCTAGGAAGATCCGCTCCAGGTTCCAGACTCTGGTGGCGCAGGCCGTGGATAAATGCAGCTACCGTGACGTGGTAAAGATGGTGGCGGACACCAGCGAGGTCAAACTGCGGATCAGGGAGAGGTATGTGGTGCAGATCACCCCCGCCTTCAAGTGCACGGGGATCTGGCCTAGGAGTGCAGCTCAGTGGCCCATGCCCCACATCCCCTGGCCTGGGCCTAACCGGGTAGCAGAAGTGAAAGCAGAGGGGTTTAACCTGCTCTCCAAAGAGTGCTACTCATTGACGGGGAAGCAGAGCTCTGCAGAGAGCGACGCCTGGGTGCTGCAGTTCAGCGAGGCCGAGAACAGGCTGCTGATGGGCGGCTGCAGGAAGAAGTGTCTGTCCGTGCTGAAGACTCTGAGAGACCGGCATCTGGAGCTGCCGGGCCAGCCGCTCAACAACTACCACATGAAGACCCTGCTGCTGTACGAGTGCGAGAAACACCCGAGAGAGACCGACTGGGACGAGTCTTGCCTCGGAGACCGACTGAACGGCATCCTACTGCAGCTCATATCCTGCCTGCAGTGCCGCAGATGTCCCCACTACTTCTTGCCAAACTTGGACTTGTTTCAGGGAAAGCCTCACTCGGCCCTGGAGGCTGCTGCTAAGCAGACGTGGAGACTAGCGAGGGAAATCCTCACCAATGCTAAAAGTTTGGACAAACTATAAAGTGATCGTCGAAACAGACATTTTGGGATAAATAAAACTTCAGAGAAGGACAAAGACGATCCTGCAACTGATTCTCCAAgcaatgtgaaaaaaatcagtgacaaCATAAAGCAGCGagcaaacaacagaaaaaagcctttttaaaatgGAGCAATTGGGCCACTGCCACAAAGAGAGAAGGTACATTTTCAGATAAATGTCATAATAACTTTTAGTTgtcttctttaaatgttttcacaaaGTGAAGAaccttttatttaaatatatgcaCAAAATCGTtaagtaaaagaataaaatgtagCGTGCcaagttcaatttttttcattatgtgACTTAAAAGgaaatgttaataaaatgttgcaaattaaATTACAACTTGGCCTCGTGTCTTGACGTGTTTTGACAGCTGATATGACAGGCTAATCTGTTGCATTTGACATTGCTATTGTCTgatgaaaataatatttaatgTAGACGTTTTCTCAAGGCGAGGCTAACGAGAGTACGCTGAataaaaaggaagagaaaaatacttttgttaTATTTAAAGAAGGAATGTGCACAGTGGACCTGAGGCCATAAGTTATTTTTACAGTGCGTCACAGGCTCTACAGGATTTTCGAATGAATGTAAATCAGCAGACTCATGTTAATATATGAGCCTGAGAgcatctctgctctgttttaacAGCAGCTCAGCACAGGGCCTACAACTCAAGCTTTTGCCTCATTAATGCAAGGCAAATTTATAAAGCACTGATTTACCGTAAAACGTTTTTTCAAGCGGGATAATTGTTATAAATTTAAATACAAGTACCgtgtattgtattttaaatattactCTACTTTAACAGGGATACCTATGAAAGTAAATACAATAATTATGTACGGTGTTTAACTTGATAACCACCTGTAGATGACAGGTCTGTAGTCAACCATAACCTCATGCCTTACCAGTACAATAACCAGCATTagaataaatctttttttttttttttttttcaaatcaaagcaGACGCCTTTTTGCTCATGTGGAATTTTATTCTCAAGAtgtcattaatatttaaaaaaaaaatcagacgaGCTAGAGACTTATAAAGTATGCTGCCACTGCGAAGGCCTGATTCATTTATTATATTTGAAGACAGTATGataatttataataaaaagtatcatttttaaaaatcacttacAATTTTAAGCCTTGTTATGCTCAGTGTAGGCcataatacaaaataattgtaaaaaatgcattttaaaaaatctatttcaaaTTTAtctcaagagaaaaaaatcgaCATGCGCAGAATGACAGCCGTTTCAATTAGACTGTAATACAAGAATTTATCAGATAAACTTCAGGAAGCAATATTATTCcctttttgttaaatttaaggaaaaataaacttttaagaTATTCTGCTTAATGTCAGCCcgttattaaaaaaaaccctgcagttTGGACATTAGCAGCGCCCAACACGGCTTCAGCACTATTAGACATGATCAATGGATCTCAGATTCTCTTACCTTTGG
Coding sequences within:
- the mab21l2 gene encoding protein mab-21-like 2, which encodes MIATQAKLVYQLNKYYNERCQARKAAIAKTIREVCKVVSDVLKEVEVQEPRFISSLSEIDARYEGMEVISPNEFEVVLYLNQMGVFNFVDDGSLPGCAVLKLSDGRKRSMSLWVEFITASGYLSARKIRSRFQTLVAQAVDKCSYRDVVKMVADTSEVKLRIRERYVVQITPAFKCTGIWPRSAAQWPMPHIPWPGPNRVAEVKAEGFNLLSKECYSLTGKQSSAESDAWVLQFSEAENRLLMGGCRKKCLSVLKTLRDRHLELPGQPLNNYHMKTLLLYECEKHPRETDWDESCLGDRLNGILLQLISCLQCRRCPHYFLPNLDLFQGKPHSALEAAAKQTWRLAREILTNAKSLDKL